tttgttaaataaatggatggatgggtggattaGTAGATGTAACAGCATCTTCTCAgttctgcctctcctctcctttcacacacacacacacacacttgcacatacAGAGGGAAGTACTCATTAGGCTCTGCATTTCTTAAAGAATGGGCTTGTGTCCTGCCTGAATTTGCATAGCCACATAGTGAGAAGCTGCACCCAAGGGCCCGTTTTAGAGGCAGAAGGTCTTAGAGGACCAGGTACCACATGTGGGAATGCACTTGAAGGGAACAGGGAGGTTTGGGGCCTGGCCTTGGACAAGCTGGATTTCAAGTCACACACTGTtacagaaaatcattttattgaacAGAAAGGGCTGGGAATAAAGGAGCATGTGAGCCGCAGGGGAGATGCTGCTTGCCTCTTCATCCTGTTCCTGCTCCAGGGAGCAGGTCTTCCTGGGTCTCTTTATTCTGCCTCCTGAGACCCCAGGCAGGAGGCTCCCTGGGTAGCCACAGATTGCTTCTTTCAGATTCAAAAAGCCCAGCTCCTCCTGGTTTGTGCTGGTAGCTGCTGGCAATGAGTCATGCAGGAGTCCATCTGGTAGACTGGGCCCCTGATAAAGCCGCCCTGCACTGTCTCTCTGCTCCTGCATCCTCCTTGGCTCGCAGAGTGCAgactattctttcttctgcccaaAAAGGGACTCTAGAGGATGGAGCAGAGGAACAGCAGGTTTTCTTCCAGGCCAGCTTCAGTCCTGGGATGCTCAGAGCAGCCTCTCATTTCAAACCTCAGTTGCTGAGGCTCCTTGCCCATGGCCAGTTAGTATGGAAGGAGGCTCCTGGTGGAGAAAGGCTCAGACAGAATGGCTCAGGTTCTAACCTCCGATGGTGGGCAGTGGGGCTCACGGCAGGAAGAAGCATTAGATGTCTCAGGCCGTTAAATGTTTGCCCTCTCTACAGACAGACTCAGCCAGCGAGCTTCCGTGGGGTCCACCTTCTGCCACCATGCTGCAATCGCTGAATTTTGGGGGTGGGGCAACCTAGATCTTTGTCCGGCTCTGCCACAGCTCGCTGTCTCTTGGGCGTCTGCCTGGGGATTGGCTTCTCTGCTTCCACTTTTGCTGGGGTGGCCACAGGAGCATCCCCATAGGCCCTGCAGCCACCAACCAGGCAGTATGTCTCTCCATGCCAGCCCATCTGGGTTTCTCCACACCCTCGGTAGAGGACATGGTATAGACAAGGTGTAGGAGGAGTAGTGGGAGCCACTGCTGGAAAGAAAATCACAACTGATCAGTCACTTCTGCTGGACACAGTGTCCTGCCAGGACCTCCCCTCTCTCACgtctctttcagcttctggttgAAAGCCCTTTAATCTGCTTGGCATCCAAAACACAGCCTTGGCCCATCACCTCTGAGTCCCCTAGAGAAGCGATGTCGGCGGCAAAAGCAATTCCCTGGAGCCTATGGCAGCAGCAGACCAGGAAATCTCTTCCCCATTCCTAGAGAAAACTGTAGAACCCGAAAATAATTGCAATGAGGATCccttccatctctcccttccacaacagagaaaacatttcttaagcTCTGTCACTTCTGAGGCTTTCATGGAAATGCctttcaaattttagaaaaaataatctaattttaatCGGTTAAGAACCCCTTTCACCTTGGCAACTCCTCTTGGGCCTCGTTCATTCCACCTGTTTCAACCACCATGAACTGTAGCCCTCTGATACTTTTATCTAGGTTAGAAGAATGGCCAACTACTGAGACAAGAGAACCGGAGGTTCAAAGCCAGAATCTGGCAACCAAGTCTAGGCTCACATCAGCCCAACCTCCTGTGACACCGTTTCCTCAGCCCTCCAGGCTCAGAATCACTTCATCACTCCCCTTGCCTCCTCTGTTCTTCCCATCAATGTGACACCACTCTTTCCCCCAGTACTCAGCAGCTCAGTATCTGAGGGGACTCACGTGCATGTCTACATGACAGCACAGTGAAGGTGTCTGGGTTGGAAGGTGAGGTTCAAGAGGGGTTCTTCCTCAAACTGCTCCATTTATCGCTTGCCAACAAAAACGCACTTTTGCTAAGAGGCCAATCAGGAAAGGGTCTGAATGGAAGCATCTTGTAGCCCAAAGGGAAAGGCTACCTTTGTAAACCTTTCTGAACACTCGCCCAATGGTGACGTTTCACTGGTCCTCAGCAGTGAGCAGGAACAGTGTGGGTCCCTGAGGGGGCCCTGGGCCACAGGCATTACTTACAGCTGGGGATGTTCTGAGGTGTGGTGGGCAAGCCCAAAAGGAACATGTGGCAGCCAGGTGAGGTTGTGTGTACACCAATGCCTCTTACACAGATGCCTGCACTAGGCCTACCTGCTCCGTTGCCCTCCCAGGGGACAGAGGACAAGTTCGAGTTAATATAGAAGATCCGGTCAGACATTCTCTCTCAGGCAACCTAACAGATCGGTATCTGGTAGAGAACTAGTCGGGAAGTTTCCCCAAGAGCACCACGTTTGCGTGGTTATCCTGCCATGGAAACTGTGAGGTTTGTGAGGTCATCACTACCCAGTGAGGTCACATAAGGAATCTGTGACTTGAGGGGCAGGCTTCAGGTTCCTGGGGTTTTGTGGAGGAGAGTAAGGTGGAGGTAGAGAGGCATCCTGCCTGGGCCCTCACACCTGGCTCTCCCCACTCATGCCCTAGTCAAGTAGCCACTCCCTGTGGAGGATACTTGTGGGCTGGCACAGCCTCAGGGACCAC
This genomic window from Equus przewalskii isolate Varuska chromosome 3, EquPr2, whole genome shotgun sequence contains:
- the DPEP2NB gene encoding DPEP2 neighbor protein; amino-acid sequence: MSDRIFYINSNLSSVPWEGNGAAVAPTTPPTPCLYHVLYRGCGETQMGWHGETYCLVGGCRAYGDAPVATPAKVEAEKPIPRQTPKRQRAVAEPDKDLGCPTPKIQRLQHGGRRWTPRKLAG